A single window of Flagellimonas maritima DNA harbors:
- a CDS encoding DJ-1/PfpI family protein — MIKNSLIITLILISVSCTNKKQEETTLSIEKRELPNLEPGRYNVAFLIMDGVFNTEFTAPYDIFQHTQYRKNIKAMNTFTVANTLEPITSFEGIRILPDFDYCKDSIPKIDILVIPSAEHHLDTDLKDEKMLDFVKKASGQALYVTSHCDGAFVLAKAGLLNDVVSTTFPSDIEKYKTMFPHLNVKDSVLFVHDGKFITSAGGAKSFDAALYLCEYLYGKEIAESLASGLVIDWDLSKIPKLILQ; from the coding sequence ATGATAAAAAATTCATTAATCATAACGTTAATATTAATAAGTGTTTCTTGCACGAATAAAAAGCAAGAAGAAACTACTCTTAGCATAGAAAAAAGAGAATTGCCCAACTTAGAGCCTGGAAGGTACAACGTAGCATTTTTAATCATGGATGGTGTATTCAACACGGAGTTCACTGCCCCATACGATATTTTTCAGCACACACAGTATCGCAAGAATATAAAAGCCATGAACACCTTTACGGTCGCTAATACCTTAGAGCCCATAACTTCTTTTGAGGGAATCAGGATTCTTCCTGATTTTGATTACTGCAAGGATTCAATCCCAAAAATCGATATTTTAGTTATACCCAGTGCCGAGCATCATTTAGATACGGATTTGAAGGATGAAAAAATGCTTGATTTTGTAAAAAAAGCCAGTGGGCAAGCTCTTTACGTGACTTCACATTGTGATGGTGCATTTGTTTTGGCTAAAGCGGGTCTTTTAAATGATGTGGTCTCCACAACTTTTCCGAGCGATATTGAAAAGTATAAAACCATGTTTCCGCATTTAAACGTTAAAGACAGTGTTCTTTTTGTACATGATGGAAAGTTTATCACTTCAGCAGGTGGAGCAAAAAGTTTTGATGCGGCTTTATACCTTTGTGAATACCTTTATGGGAAAGAGATTGCTGAATCTCTCGCGAGCGGACTCGTTATTGATTGGGATTTGAGCAAAATCCCTAAGCTTATTCTTCAATAA
- a CDS encoding alpha/beta hydrolase — translation MKKNYALLFFVGLFIQSAFTQEIVLKKGKIIDSIAINDTIPNSFSLYLPTNFTTAKKWPLLLMFDLEGKEKQSLSVFLSAAEKEGYILAAPKISDTVPLSNNMVRTSNVINKLVGMLPINKSRVYTAGFSSGARFANLVPVFLKDIAGTISIGASIANSDLLNPKRSFHFIGIIGKNDFNYTQMLAVEKVLDRFKFPNQILLHDEEKKWPDTAYFEKALQLFTLSAMGKKIVAKDSIYIEQAYKEDLAKVNNLKSSRKLLFAEQFMGEMTSIYGAHKNLDSLRQVQKALRKNREFKSMKRAENATFFKESILKEDYQYYMEEDVLTHNFNNLGWWNYQKTEINKFTASSNVYEKQMGNRLLGFVNALAEDNIDMVKSEKLIDEDALAFLYMLKTILEPQNFDYYMKIISLSSKNEDFGTALFYLEEALKKGFKDKDKLYGLPDTALFRITPKFNEVVSKYLKDSRYEIIEE, via the coding sequence ATGAAAAAAAATTATGCTTTATTATTTTTTGTGGGATTATTCATTCAAAGTGCATTTACGCAAGAAATAGTATTAAAAAAGGGGAAAATTATAGACTCAATAGCTATAAATGATACTATCCCCAATAGCTTTTCCCTTTACCTGCCCACCAACTTTACCACTGCAAAAAAGTGGCCCTTGCTATTGATGTTCGATTTAGAAGGAAAGGAGAAGCAGTCATTGTCCGTGTTTTTAAGTGCTGCTGAAAAAGAAGGTTACATCTTGGCTGCACCAAAAATTTCGGATACCGTTCCCTTATCAAATAATATGGTAAGAACAAGCAATGTCATCAATAAATTGGTGGGAATGCTGCCCATAAACAAGTCGAGGGTTTATACTGCCGGTTTTTCCTCCGGTGCAAGATTTGCCAATCTAGTACCGGTCTTTTTAAAGGACATAGCGGGTACCATATCAATTGGGGCTTCCATTGCGAATTCAGATTTATTGAACCCCAAACGATCGTTTCATTTTATTGGAATAATCGGTAAGAACGATTTTAATTACACGCAAATGCTTGCCGTGGAAAAGGTTTTAGATCGATTCAAATTCCCAAATCAGATATTATTGCACGACGAAGAGAAAAAATGGCCGGATACTGCTTATTTCGAGAAGGCTTTGCAGCTCTTTACATTGTCCGCTATGGGAAAGAAAATCGTAGCTAAAGATTCCATTTATATTGAGCAGGCCTATAAAGAGGATTTGGCAAAAGTCAATAACCTTAAAAGTTCCAGAAAATTACTCTTTGCAGAACAATTTATGGGAGAGATGACGTCCATATACGGGGCACATAAAAATCTGGATTCACTTAGGCAGGTTCAAAAAGCTTTGCGGAAGAATCGTGAATTTAAAAGTATGAAACGGGCCGAAAATGCTACCTTTTTCAAAGAATCCATTTTAAAGGAAGATTACCAATATTATATGGAAGAGGATGTACTGACCCATAACTTCAATAACTTGGGCTGGTGGAATTATCAAAAGACAGAAATCAATAAGTTCACTGCATCGAGCAACGTTTATGAAAAACAAATGGGAAACCGCTTGTTGGGTTTTGTAAATGCTCTCGCAGAAGATAACATCGACATGGTAAAATCTGAAAAGTTGATCGATGAGGATGCACTGGCATTTTTATATATGTTGAAGACTATTTTAGAGCCTCAGAATTTTGATTACTATATGAAAATTATATCCTTAAGTTCTAAAAATGAAGATTTTGGTACCGCTCTTTTCTATCTTGAAGAAGCCTTAAAAAAAGGATTTAAGGATAAGGACAAATTATATGGTCTACCAGATACTGCCTTGTTTCGTATAACCCCAAAATTCAATGAAGTGGTTTCTAAATACCTGAAAGATTCCAGATATGAGATTATTGAAGAATAA
- a CDS encoding Lrp/AsnC family transcriptional regulator — protein sequence MKIDELNWKILDCLQKDARESFAKIGRKVGLTPPAVTERVKKMEDLGLIEGYRTCVSYSLAGHQLKAIVMLRAFMGKLKPFLSKVESFQEVINCYRITGNENIIMEVVLKDQSHLEKFIDELIVYGECRTHIVLSNIVANAPINASKNIL from the coding sequence ATGAAGATAGATGAACTCAATTGGAAAATACTTGATTGTTTACAAAAAGATGCTAGGGAATCTTTTGCCAAAATAGGCCGAAAAGTTGGCCTGACGCCCCCTGCCGTAACGGAACGGGTAAAAAAGATGGAGGATTTGGGATTAATAGAAGGATATAGGACATGTGTATCTTATTCTTTGGCCGGCCACCAATTAAAAGCCATTGTTATGCTCCGTGCTTTTATGGGCAAGCTGAAACCATTTTTGAGCAAAGTAGAATCATTTCAAGAGGTTATAAATTGCTATCGTATCACGGGCAATGAAAATATAATAATGGAGGTGGTCCTGAAAGACCAATCACATTTAGAAAAGTTTATAGATGAGCTTATAGTCTATGGAGAATGTAGAACCCACATAGTTTTATCCAATATTGTAGCCAATGCACCAATCAATGCAAGCAAGAATATCTTATAA
- a CDS encoding methylmalonyl-CoA mutase family protein, whose product MKQTKPYSPKNKIRIVTAASLFDGHDAAINIMRRIIQSTGVEVIHLGHDRSVAEVVDCAIQEDANAIAMTSYQGGHNEYFRYMFDLLKEKGAEHIKIFGGGGGVILPKEIKDLMDYGIERIYSPDDGREMGLQGMINDLVQRCDVEVPDLKLANGEKLEELLIEKQVNTLARLISLAENRHEIFEKYQNHIGKHSNKIPVLGITGTGGAGKSSLVDELVRRFLSDFPDKQIGIISVDPSKRKTGGALLGDRIRMNSINNENVYMRSLATRQSNLALSKHVAEAVQVLKAAQFDLIILETSGIGQSDTEILEHSDVSLYVMTPEFGAATQLEKIDMLDFADVVAINKFDKRGALDALRDVKKQYMRNQGLWDVNQDDLPIFGTIASQFNDPGMNRLYKAVMDTLVKKAGSKLISSFQVSNEATEKIFVIPPARTRYLSEIAETNRAYDKRVDDQVVVAQKLFGIHQTILSVLSDENGKSYLIKSGLDHDSILEEVQNDEIPFVKLLIAQFEKVKMNLDPHHWESIIKWQEKVATYKSEIYTFKVRGKDVNIQTHTTSLSHSQIPKVALPKYEAWGDILRWCLQENVPGEFPYTSGLYPFKRVGEDPTRMFAGEGGPERTNRRFHYVSLDMPAKRLSTAFDSVTLYGNDPDHRPDIYGKIGNAGVSICCLDDAKKLYSGFDLSNPMTSVSMTINGPAPMLLAFFMNAAIDQNCEKYIKENGLEKEVEKKINSFFKGQEKTRPSYLGSLPKGNNGLGLLLLGVTGDQVLPEKVYSEIKATTLNQVRGTVQADILKEDQAQNTCIFSTEFALRLMGDVQEYFIEHQVRNFYSVSISGYHIAEAGANPITQLAFTLSNGFTYVEYYLSRGMDINKFGPNLSFFFSNGVDPEYAVIGRVARRIWAKALREKYGADPRAQMLKYHIQTSGRSLHAQEIDFNDIRTTLQALYAIYDNCNSLHTNAYDEAITTPTEESVRRAMAIQLIINKELGLAKNENPMQGSFITEELTDLVEEAVLLEFDRITERGGVLGAMETMYQRSKIQEESLHYETLKHNGEYPIIGVNTFLSSKGSPTILPAEVIRATEEEKQNQIETLQNLHSRDKKETDQQLKELQLAAINNENLFEKLMEVTKYCSLGQITNALFQVGGQYRRNM is encoded by the coding sequence ATGAAACAAACAAAGCCCTATTCGCCAAAAAATAAAATAAGGATTGTAACTGCAGCATCTTTATTTGATGGTCATGATGCCGCCATCAATATCATGAGACGCATAATACAATCCACTGGGGTCGAAGTAATTCACTTGGGACATGATAGAAGTGTTGCCGAAGTGGTGGATTGCGCTATTCAAGAAGATGCAAATGCGATTGCTATGACCTCGTATCAGGGCGGTCATAATGAATATTTTCGGTACATGTTCGATTTGTTGAAAGAAAAGGGAGCCGAGCATATTAAGATTTTTGGCGGTGGAGGCGGTGTTATCCTTCCTAAGGAAATAAAGGATTTGATGGATTATGGCATTGAAAGAATCTATTCCCCTGATGATGGAAGGGAGATGGGGCTACAAGGGATGATCAATGACCTGGTGCAACGTTGTGATGTTGAAGTACCTGATTTGAAATTGGCCAATGGAGAAAAATTGGAAGAACTACTTATTGAAAAACAGGTAAATACTTTGGCCAGATTAATATCCTTGGCAGAGAATAGGCATGAAATTTTTGAAAAATACCAAAATCACATTGGAAAGCATTCCAACAAAATTCCTGTTCTAGGTATAACAGGGACTGGAGGTGCGGGAAAATCTAGTCTTGTGGACGAATTGGTTAGACGATTCTTGAGCGATTTCCCTGATAAGCAAATAGGCATAATTTCAGTAGATCCTTCCAAACGAAAAACAGGAGGTGCCTTATTGGGCGATAGAATTCGAATGAATTCTATCAACAATGAAAATGTTTATATGCGCTCATTGGCGACAAGGCAATCGAATCTGGCACTTTCCAAACATGTAGCAGAAGCTGTTCAAGTACTAAAAGCAGCGCAATTTGATCTAATTATTTTAGAAACTTCGGGTATCGGCCAATCAGATACGGAAATTTTGGAGCACAGTGATGTTTCCCTGTACGTAATGACACCTGAGTTTGGAGCGGCAACACAGCTTGAAAAAATAGATATGTTGGATTTTGCCGATGTCGTAGCAATAAACAAGTTTGATAAAAGAGGAGCATTGGATGCGTTGCGCGATGTAAAGAAGCAATATATGCGCAACCAAGGTCTATGGGATGTGAACCAAGATGACCTTCCAATCTTTGGAACCATCGCTTCGCAATTCAACGATCCGGGCATGAACAGGCTCTACAAAGCAGTGATGGATACCTTGGTCAAAAAAGCAGGTTCAAAGCTGATATCCAGCTTTCAAGTATCGAACGAAGCTACAGAGAAGATATTTGTGATACCTCCCGCAAGAACAAGGTACCTTTCTGAAATTGCAGAAACCAATCGTGCTTACGACAAACGTGTAGACGATCAAGTAGTGGTGGCCCAAAAACTGTTCGGAATTCACCAAACAATTTTATCTGTTCTTTCAGATGAAAACGGAAAATCTTATTTAATTAAGTCCGGTCTTGACCATGATTCTATTCTCGAAGAAGTTCAAAATGATGAAATTCCCTTTGTAAAATTGCTGATTGCACAATTTGAGAAGGTTAAAATGAACCTAGATCCACATCATTGGGAATCCATTATAAAGTGGCAAGAAAAGGTTGCGACATACAAATCAGAAATCTATACATTTAAAGTAAGGGGCAAGGATGTCAATATCCAGACCCACACCACTTCGCTTTCCCATAGTCAAATACCTAAGGTTGCATTGCCAAAGTATGAAGCTTGGGGAGATATTTTGAGATGGTGCTTACAGGAGAACGTTCCTGGGGAGTTTCCCTATACTTCGGGATTATATCCATTTAAGCGAGTAGGTGAGGACCCCACAAGAATGTTCGCTGGCGAAGGTGGACCGGAACGTACCAACAGGCGCTTTCATTATGTTAGCTTGGATATGCCGGCAAAAAGGCTTTCCACTGCTTTTGATTCTGTAACGTTATACGGTAACGATCCAGATCATAGACCTGATATTTATGGGAAAATCGGAAATGCAGGGGTCTCCATTTGTTGTTTGGACGATGCCAAAAAATTATATTCAGGATTTGATTTGAGCAACCCGATGACATCCGTGAGCATGACCATCAATGGACCTGCACCCATGCTCTTGGCATTCTTTATGAACGCTGCAATTGATCAGAATTGTGAAAAATATATTAAGGAAAATGGTCTTGAAAAAGAGGTTGAGAAAAAAATAAATTCGTTTTTTAAAGGACAAGAAAAGACACGTCCATCATATCTAGGAAGTCTTCCCAAGGGAAATAATGGACTTGGTTTATTGTTGTTGGGCGTTACGGGAGACCAAGTTTTACCTGAAAAAGTTTATAGTGAAATAAAAGCAACCACGCTCAATCAAGTTAGGGGAACGGTACAAGCGGATATTTTAAAGGAGGACCAGGCACAAAACACTTGTATTTTTTCTACAGAGTTTGCTCTTAGGTTGATGGGGGACGTACAAGAATATTTCATTGAACATCAAGTACGGAATTTTTATTCCGTATCCATTTCTGGCTATCATATTGCTGAAGCAGGCGCAAATCCCATTACACAATTGGCGTTCACCCTATCCAATGGATTTACCTATGTGGAATACTATCTGAGCAGAGGAATGGACATCAACAAGTTTGGCCCAAACCTATCTTTCTTTTTTTCAAATGGGGTTGACCCGGAATATGCTGTAATAGGAAGGGTTGCCAGAAGAATCTGGGCAAAGGCATTGAGGGAAAAATACGGTGCTGATCCACGAGCACAAATGCTAAAGTACCATATCCAGACTTCAGGCAGAAGTCTTCACGCCCAAGAAATCGATTTTAATGATATTAGGACTACGTTACAGGCACTTTACGCAATCTATGATAACTGTAATTCGCTTCACACCAATGCGTATGATGAAGCAATCACTACGCCCACGGAGGAGTCTGTTCGCAGGGCTATGGCCATTCAGCTCATTATTAATAAGGAATTGGGATTGGCAAAGAACGAAAACCCCATGCAAGGTTCTTTTATTACAGAAGAGCTTACAGATTTGGTCGAAGAAGCTGTTTTATTGGAATTTGATAGAATTACAGAGCGTGGCGGCGTATTGGGCGCTATGGAAACAATGTACCAACGTTCCAAGATTCAAGAAGAGAGCCTTCACTATGAAACTTTAAAGCATAATGGAGAGTACCCTATAATCGGTGTCAACACATTTTTGAGCTCCAAGGGTTCACCGACTATATTGCCAGCTGAGGTAATTAGAGCTACAGAAGAGGAAAAGCAAAACCAAATAGAAACCTTACAGAATCTTCATTCAAGAGATAAAAAAGAAACGGACCAACAATTAAAGGAACTTCAATTGGCTGCAATAAACAATGAAAATCTTTTTGAAAAACTGATGGAAGTAACAAAATACTGTTCGCTGGGACAAATTACCAATGCGCTATTTCAAGTTGGAGGGCAGTATAGGCGTAATATGTAA
- the purU gene encoding formyltetrahydrofolate deformylase, which produces MKLAILIHCSDKSGIISSVTHFIHQKGGNIVYLDQHVDKEAGIFFMRLESEFENNISLSGFKEEFANGMAKKYGMHWDVHLEDTKPKMGIFVSKYNHCLYDLLSRFNSGELLVDIPFILSNHQNLKYIADQFQIPYYHIPVTKENKESAETKQLDLLRRYEVDFIVLARYMQILSPKLIDAYPQKIINIHHSFLPAFAGAKPYHAAFERGVKIIGATSHYVTADLDAGPIVEQDVTTVSHSHSIKDFIAKGRDLEKIVLSRAVKLHLSRKTIVYNNKTVIFS; this is translated from the coding sequence ATGAAACTTGCCATACTTATCCATTGTTCCGACAAATCTGGAATCATAAGCTCGGTTACACATTTTATACATCAAAAAGGTGGAAATATTGTTTATCTGGACCAACATGTGGATAAAGAGGCGGGAATTTTTTTCATGAGGTTGGAGAGTGAATTTGAAAATAACATTTCACTTTCTGGTTTTAAAGAAGAATTTGCAAATGGAATGGCAAAAAAATACGGTATGCACTGGGATGTACATTTGGAAGATACAAAACCCAAAATGGGCATTTTTGTTTCTAAATACAACCACTGTCTTTATGATCTTTTGAGCAGATTTAATTCCGGGGAGCTCTTGGTAGATATTCCCTTTATCTTGAGCAATCACCAAAATCTAAAATATATAGCCGATCAATTTCAAATTCCATACTATCATATACCGGTCACGAAAGAAAACAAAGAGTCAGCAGAGACCAAACAATTGGATTTGCTACGCCGATATGAGGTAGATTTTATTGTACTTGCAAGATATATGCAAATTCTGTCACCAAAGTTAATAGATGCTTATCCTCAGAAAATCATTAATATCCATCACTCTTTTTTACCTGCTTTTGCTGGTGCAAAGCCATATCACGCTGCTTTTGAGAGAGGTGTTAAAATTATAGGCGCCACCAGTCATTATGTAACTGCAGATTTAGATGCTGGTCCCATAGTAGAGCAGGATGTCACAACCGTTTCGCACTCACATTCCATCAAAGATTTTATTGCAAAAGGGAGAGATCTGGAAAAAATTGTGCTTTCACGGGCCGTTAAACTTCATCTTTCTAGAAAAACAATTGTATATAATAATAAGACCGTAATTTTTTCATAA
- a CDS encoding DUF4197 domain-containing protein, translating into MKRILLCFLFFQFLGCTELQQVVNQLPQGTIGIGNAEIAQGLRDALNMGIDKQVDKLAIKDGFFKNELVKIFLPDELKKVEKTLRDIGLDNLADEGLRILNRAAEDAVGEATPIFIDAVKGITFNDAKQILLGADNAATNYLEQSTKSKLYDKFNPIIQNSFKKVGADQIWNNIITRYNTIPLTKNVNPDLTDYTTQEALKGVYTMIAIEEKEIRNKVSSRTTDLLRRVFALQD; encoded by the coding sequence ATGAAACGAATTCTTTTATGCTTTTTATTTTTTCAGTTTTTAGGCTGTACTGAACTTCAACAGGTCGTTAATCAATTACCCCAAGGAACAATTGGCATTGGGAATGCAGAAATAGCCCAGGGACTCCGTGATGCCCTTAATATGGGAATAGACAAGCAAGTTGATAAATTGGCCATCAAAGATGGCTTCTTCAAAAATGAACTGGTCAAAATATTTCTTCCTGATGAATTAAAAAAAGTTGAAAAGACACTCAGGGACATAGGCCTCGATAATCTAGCGGATGAAGGACTGCGAATATTAAATAGGGCTGCTGAAGATGCCGTAGGTGAAGCCACACCTATTTTTATAGACGCGGTAAAAGGAATAACGTTCAACGATGCGAAGCAAATTCTACTGGGAGCCGATAATGCAGCCACCAATTATTTAGAACAATCCACTAAGTCAAAGTTGTATGATAAATTTAATCCGATCATACAAAATTCATTTAAAAAAGTGGGTGCAGACCAGATATGGAACAACATTATAACAAGATACAATACTATACCTCTTACTAAAAACGTAAACCCGGATTTAACGGATTATACAACACAGGAAGCTTTAAAAGGCGTTTACACCATGATAGCCATCGAAGAGAAAGAGATTAGGAACAAAGTTTCTTCCAGAACTACGGATCTGTTAAGAAGGGTTTTTGCGCTCCAAGACTAA
- a CDS encoding helix-turn-helix domain-containing protein — MRWSKLIFFLSILLCTSNQVEAYNLNKSDLTTSLSVFDSLKWADYYYNIHRYKKAIPIYEKNLIDSDKKTYILKRLSLSQAALGNVDESTASLMEYLQLEFNPNFLLNEGFDPIREESKFKKISDRLIPKVTTWSIIYLFVAIVGFYVVLILCFNKQIHPASRFFIASFIFIHSFFILHISINSSNYFFEYPHTYLMSTWAVFLYGPLLYFYFKKTTLKYKFKPIDILHLTPTAVLIIYLILDVYVLSHKNKIALMLSRMQDGLGPQDSNRLMILVILKIVSLTVYGFFIGKVYANGKNNIQLEQKSLLWQKNVYHIHILYVFAYTAYGMVIITGHTNGVLFDISAATMALMVLYVGYSANIQPDVFSGVYSYKNRLFPKYEKSGLTPSLSDELKENLLYLFAVDKIYKENNINLDMVAQRLNTTRHNASQIINEHFNVSFHEFVNIYRIKEAKQLLIENESRKLNIINVAYEVGYNNKVTFNKAFKKDTELTPSQFQKSVARTS; from the coding sequence ATGAGATGGTCAAAATTAATTTTTTTCCTATCTATCCTTTTATGTACATCTAACCAAGTTGAAGCGTATAATTTAAACAAATCAGACCTCACCACTTCACTTTCGGTATTCGATTCACTTAAATGGGCCGATTACTATTACAACATACATAGGTACAAAAAGGCAATCCCCATTTATGAAAAAAACCTAATTGATTCTGACAAAAAAACATATATACTAAAAAGGCTTTCATTGAGCCAAGCAGCGTTGGGCAATGTAGACGAGTCAACAGCGAGCCTAATGGAGTATCTACAATTGGAATTCAATCCAAATTTTTTGCTCAATGAAGGATTTGACCCCATTAGGGAAGAAAGCAAATTCAAAAAAATATCTGATAGGTTAATTCCAAAAGTAACCACTTGGTCCATAATATATTTATTTGTTGCTATAGTTGGCTTTTATGTGGTTTTAATCCTTTGCTTTAACAAACAAATTCATCCCGCATCCCGTTTTTTCATTGCATCGTTCATTTTCATCCATTCGTTTTTTATATTACATATAAGCATCAATTCCTCGAACTATTTTTTTGAATATCCGCATACTTACCTAATGTCTACTTGGGCGGTATTCCTGTACGGTCCCCTATTATATTTTTATTTTAAAAAAACGACCCTTAAATACAAATTTAAACCTATCGATATATTGCATTTAACGCCAACTGCTGTATTGATTATTTATCTTATACTGGATGTCTATGTACTTTCCCATAAAAACAAGATAGCACTCATGCTCTCCAGAATGCAAGATGGTCTAGGACCCCAAGACTCCAACAGATTAATGATTCTTGTTATTTTAAAAATTGTTTCACTGACAGTTTATGGTTTTTTTATAGGAAAGGTCTATGCAAATGGAAAGAACAATATACAGCTTGAACAGAAAAGTTTACTGTGGCAAAAAAACGTATACCATATTCATATTCTTTATGTTTTCGCTTACACGGCATATGGCATGGTCATAATTACAGGTCATACCAATGGTGTACTTTTTGATATTTCTGCGGCAACCATGGCTCTGATGGTGCTTTATGTTGGATATTCTGCAAATATTCAACCTGATGTTTTTAGCGGTGTTTACTCTTATAAGAATAGATTGTTCCCCAAATATGAAAAGTCTGGACTTACCCCTAGCCTATCCGATGAATTAAAGGAAAACCTCTTATACTTGTTTGCTGTAGATAAAATCTATAAGGAAAACAATATCAATTTAGATATGGTTGCGCAAAGGTTAAATACTACACGACACAACGCATCACAAATCATTAATGAGCATTTTAATGTTAGTTTTCATGAATTTGTAAATATCTATAGAATAAAAGAAGCAAAGCAATTACTGATAGAAAACGAATCCCGAAAATTAAATATTATCAATGTAGCGTATGAAGTTGGTTATAACAATAAGGTAACGTTCAATAAAGCTTTCAAAAAGGATACGGAACTAACTCCCTCACAATTTCAAAAATCAGTGGCAAGGACATCATGA
- a CDS encoding alpha/beta fold hydrolase: MLHYTAYRHDISKEWVTFVHGAGGSSTIWYKQLRDFKKHFNVLLLDLRGHGNSKPNIKDAFSDKYTFDSITADIIEVLDYENIEKSHFIGISLGTILIRNLAEKYSDRVQSMVMGGAIMKLNLRSQVLMRLGVIFKSIVPYIWLYKFFAFVIMPNKNHRESRSLFVREAKKLYQKEFIRWFKLTSEINPLLRFFRAVDIKIPTFYIMGEEDYLFLPTIKKVVGSHVASTLHVIENCGHVVNVEKPMIFNEQVIKYLQNVK; the protein is encoded by the coding sequence TTGCTACACTACACGGCATATAGGCATGATATTTCAAAAGAGTGGGTCACATTTGTACATGGGGCGGGAGGCAGTTCCACAATTTGGTATAAGCAGTTGAGGGACTTTAAAAAACATTTTAATGTTTTGTTGTTGGATTTGAGAGGGCATGGCAATTCAAAACCCAATATAAAGGATGCTTTCAGTGATAAATACACTTTTGATTCGATTACAGCTGATATCATTGAGGTTTTGGATTATGAGAACATAGAAAAGTCACACTTTATTGGGATATCCCTTGGAACCATTTTGATCAGGAATTTAGCTGAAAAATACTCTGATAGGGTACAGAGCATGGTAATGGGCGGTGCTATAATGAAGCTTAACCTTCGCTCGCAAGTTTTGATGCGGCTGGGCGTTATCTTTAAATCTATAGTGCCTTATATATGGCTTTATAAATTTTTTGCATTTGTCATTATGCCGAACAAAAATCATAGGGAGTCTCGGTCGTTGTTTGTACGAGAAGCTAAAAAATTATACCAAAAAGAATTCATAAGATGGTTCAAGTTAACTTCTGAGATTAATCCGTTGTTGCGTTTTTTTAGGGCAGTTGATATCAAAATTCCAACATTCTACATTATGGGCGAGGAGGATTACCTCTTTCTCCCAACAATAAAAAAGGTAGTGGGTTCACATGTTGCGTCTACACTTCATGTCATCGAAAATTGCGGCCATGTTGTCAACGTGGAAAAACCAATGATTTTCAATGAACAGGTAATCAAGTACTTACAAAATGTGAAGTAG